Proteins from one Bacteroides zhangwenhongii genomic window:
- a CDS encoding UvrD-helicase domain-containing protein, with translation MQLVLFIALICFVALFIIVAIRMHLKNKSKELTEKLLQISAYSEKSSYEQAQERLSKLNDAVFIDIPADLNNVFYGKIISAAQEKDFTNHYISYFQEAYSLVKKLETFNITPSVTISNLIRDFGNIKRLVKQHNDTVINSLLDTHKDFFDHCLKYPLDKQQRRSIVSEEDNCLVVSSAGSGKTSSIVGKVKYLTEIKDIAPHRILLISYTNKAAAELTERMATNGLKGYTFHKLAIDIIEKETGVKPSICDNTDALFIDIYHTLLGNEDFKKSVVEYFIDYQTNEADWEQRKNERREKLSEQKNVQLKAMFPDMDGRTIYVRSEQEQKICFVLSSLGVQFRYEEPYEHQLADEMHSQYRPDFSIYFEQKGVPKRIYLEHFGVDEHGLVPAWFAKDKNITYEEANQKYNDGITWKKTAHEKFGTQLLVTSSADFHYSDIKDKLKKILTDVGVPIQEKTDEELYDLVLPKGSKQEKAFIRLVVTFVTLVKSSCKSVKEVLKQAKNAGDERSVFIIKNIFQPVYERYKSALSDSNQIDFTDAILQATEICRTTHLVEYDYIIVDEFQDISVDRYNFLKVLREGNPPAKLYCVGDDWQSIYRFSGSDMALFNQFPEYFGTTEINKIETTYRFGEPLVSLSSRFIQRNNAQIKKDIHSFSSDMKTELEFCSYDRRDYCKTIGELIDSIPLDKSIFLLGRYSFDDYYLSFMYQGIKEGNRFYYVIGGRKIEFLTVHKSKGLEADYVILLQCNKDTYGFPSLVSDDPVLNYVLTKSDQFPYGEERRLFYVAITRAKLKTLVLYDKRFPSVFVDEFLHPEKVSEESYVKHPNANKRWTRRADQFLLELHNEGKSVKYIAAKMGRSQTSIVMRLNKLTQ, from the coding sequence ATGCAGTTAGTTTTATTCATAGCTTTGATTTGTTTTGTTGCTCTTTTTATAATAGTAGCAATACGAATGCACCTCAAAAACAAATCCAAAGAATTAACAGAAAAATTGCTTCAAATATCCGCTTATAGTGAGAAGTCCAGCTACGAGCAAGCCCAAGAGAGGCTGTCTAAACTTAACGATGCTGTATTTATTGATATTCCGGCAGACTTAAACAATGTTTTTTATGGTAAGATAATATCGGCAGCGCAAGAAAAGGATTTCACAAATCATTATATATCATATTTTCAAGAAGCATATTCACTTGTTAAGAAACTTGAAACTTTCAATATCACGCCATCTGTAACAATCTCAAACCTAATTCGTGACTTTGGTAATATCAAGAGGCTTGTCAAACAACATAATGATACGGTAATAAATTCCTTACTTGATACACACAAGGATTTTTTCGACCATTGTTTGAAATATCCATTGGATAAACAGCAAAGACGTTCAATTGTTTCAGAGGAAGATAATTGTTTAGTGGTTAGTAGTGCAGGTAGTGGAAAGACCTCTTCTATTGTTGGAAAAGTCAAGTATCTAACAGAAATCAAAGACATTGCCCCTCATAGAATCTTACTGATTAGTTACACGAACAAAGCAGCAGCCGAACTAACGGAGAGAATGGCTACCAACGGTTTGAAAGGCTATACATTTCATAAATTAGCCATTGATATTATCGAAAAAGAAACTGGTGTTAAGCCTTCTATATGCGATAATACTGATGCCTTATTTATAGATATTTATCACACTCTATTAGGGAATGAGGATTTTAAGAAAAGTGTAGTAGAATACTTCATCGACTACCAAACCAATGAAGCAGATTGGGAACAACGCAAGAATGAAAGGCGAGAAAAATTGTCAGAGCAAAAGAATGTACAGCTAAAAGCGATGTTTCCCGATATGGACGGTAGAACCATATATGTGAGAAGTGAACAGGAACAAAAGATATGTTTTGTTTTATCATCTCTTGGAGTGCAATTCAGATATGAAGAGCCATACGAACATCAATTGGCAGATGAAATGCACTCTCAATATCGCCCTGATTTTTCTATATACTTCGAGCAAAAGGGAGTACCCAAACGAATCTATTTGGAACATTTCGGAGTTGATGAACACGGTCTTGTCCCAGCTTGGTTTGCAAAAGACAAGAATATAACATACGAAGAAGCCAATCAAAAATATAATGATGGTATAACTTGGAAGAAAACTGCTCATGAGAAATTTGGCACTCAGCTTTTAGTGACATCAAGCGCAGATTTCCATTATTCTGACATAAAAGATAAACTCAAAAAAATATTAACAGATGTGGGCGTACCAATTCAAGAGAAAACAGACGAAGAATTATATGATTTGGTTTTGCCCAAAGGTAGTAAGCAAGAAAAAGCGTTTATACGGCTTGTAGTTACTTTCGTAACATTGGTAAAATCAAGTTGTAAATCAGTTAAAGAAGTTCTGAAGCAAGCAAAGAATGCAGGTGATGAACGAAGTGTTTTTATCATCAAAAACATATTTCAACCTGTATATGAACGTTATAAAAGTGCATTAAGCGATAGTAACCAAATCGATTTTACTGATGCGATTCTTCAAGCCACAGAGATATGTCGTACTACACATCTTGTTGAGTATGATTACATCATTGTGGATGAGTTTCAAGACATATCGGTTGACCGTTACAACTTCTTAAAAGTATTGAGAGAGGGAAATCCGCCTGCAAAGTTGTATTGTGTAGGTGATGATTGGCAGTCCATATATCGTTTTTCGGGAAGTGATATGGCTCTTTTTAATCAATTTCCAGAATATTTTGGTACAACAGAGATAAATAAGATAGAAACCACATATAGATTTGGAGAGCCTTTGGTCTCTTTATCATCTCGTTTTATTCAACGTAATAACGCACAAATAAAAAAAGATATACATTCATTCAGTTCTGATATGAAAACAGAATTGGAGTTTTGTTCTTACGACAGACGTGATTACTGCAAAACAATAGGAGAACTTATAGATTCTATTCCATTGGATAAATCTATATTTTTATTGGGACGCTATTCTTTTGATGATTATTACTTGTCATTTATGTATCAAGGGATAAAAGAAGGTAATAGATTTTACTATGTAATAGGAGGAAGAAAAATTGAGTTCTTGACAGTACATAAATCAAAAGGTCTTGAAGCAGATTATGTGATACTTTTACAATGTAATAAAGATACCTATGGCTTTCCATCACTTGTAAGCGATGACCCTGTGCTTAATTATGTCCTGACTAAAAGTGATCAGTTCCCATATGGTGAAGAAAGGAGGTTGTTTTATGTTGCAATAACGAGAGCAAAGTTGAAAACACTTGTGCTATACGACAAGCGTTTCCCATCTGTATTTGTAGATGAGTTTTTGCATCCTGAAAAGGTATCAGAAGAAAGCTATGTAAAACACCCCAATGCTAATAAAAGATGGACAAGGCGTGCAGACCAGTTTTTATTAGAACTGCATAATGAAGGTAAGAGCGTAAAATACATCGCTGCCAAAATGGGCAGAAGTCAAACTTCAATCGTAATGCGATTGAACAAACTTACCCAATAG
- a CDS encoding GIY-YIG nuclease family protein has product MEYGIVYLLTNPVMPGLVKIGMTTQEGIDKRMKELYTTGVPIPFECKFACKVKKSDCLKIEKALHKAFDPQRINQNREFFRINVEQAQAILELFHHEDVTEEVTDEIQNDLTDEDKAASTKAQAKRPPLNFYEMGLQKGDILIWKDDPSISVTVLSERKVCYEGEETSISALSAKLKGYKVKHIQPTPHWFFNDRSLSEIYDETYPFEE; this is encoded by the coding sequence ATGGAATACGGAATAGTTTATCTTCTGACAAACCCTGTGATGCCAGGACTTGTAAAAATAGGCATGACCACACAGGAAGGCATTGATAAACGGATGAAGGAACTATATACCACAGGAGTTCCCATTCCGTTTGAGTGTAAATTTGCGTGCAAGGTCAAAAAAAGTGATTGTCTCAAAATTGAAAAAGCCCTTCATAAAGCCTTTGACCCTCAGCGCATCAACCAGAACCGTGAGTTCTTCCGTATCAACGTGGAGCAGGCACAAGCCATCCTCGAGCTTTTTCATCATGAAGATGTGACGGAAGAAGTGACGGATGAGATACAGAATGACCTCACCGATGAGGATAAAGCTGCCAGCACAAAAGCACAAGCCAAACGTCCACCACTCAACTTCTATGAGATGGGGTTGCAGAAAGGCGATATTCTCATATGGAAAGATGACCCATCAATTTCTGTTACCGTTCTTTCAGAGCGTAAAGTGTGTTATGAAGGAGAAGAAACTTCTATTAGTGCGCTTTCTGCTAAGCTAAAAGGATATAAGGTCAAGCATATACAGCCCACACCGCACTGGTTTTTCAACGACCGTTCTCTAAGTGAAATCTACGACGAAACGTATCCATTTGAAGAGTGA
- a CDS encoding RNA-binding domain-containing protein: MKEIDIIQQIKLGEVSKVQFKERLLDNYDIGCELVAFSNARGGTLVVGAVDKTGNINPLSYLEVQETTNTLSNIASENVVPAILVDVETISVDGGSLVVAHIKEGLNKPYHDNRGIVWVKNGADKRKVFDNAELAEMMTDCGSFSPDEAGVRDATIKDLDEGTIKTFLSNKFDKVLARKGLVGDAFREASLDTVCSAIASGHNGEKLLRNLRFIRPDGKITVAAMLLFGKYTQRWLPMMTAKCICFVGNNLGGTQFRDKVNDADIEGNLLHQFETIMDFFTRNLRHIQVGNEFNSQGVLEIPYTSLVEFTVNALVHRSLNATAPIRIFIFDDRVEIHSPGILPNGLTVDDIVIGTSMPRNMFLFTNAIHLLPYTGAGSGMLRALSEDVNVSFTNNDRTNEFVITINRQISNQPNADSDTDLDTDSDTFNADSDTKLRYSDTDLDTDSDTFNADSDTIRPKITNKQRDIVNFCSVPRSSKEILERVGVTYHSKNIQTYIMSLIEAGYLEMTNPEHPNASNQKYRRSKK; encoded by the coding sequence ATGAAGGAAATAGATATTATCCAACAGATAAAACTTGGCGAGGTCAGTAAGGTGCAGTTCAAAGAACGGCTCCTTGACAACTATGACATCGGTTGCGAACTGGTGGCTTTCAGTAATGCACGTGGTGGCACGTTGGTTGTTGGTGCGGTAGATAAAACCGGAAACATCAATCCTTTGTCCTATTTGGAAGTACAGGAAACCACCAATACACTTAGCAATATCGCATCTGAGAATGTTGTTCCTGCCATCCTTGTTGATGTGGAAACAATTTCTGTGGATGGCGGAAGCCTTGTTGTGGCTCATATTAAGGAAGGATTGAATAAGCCCTACCATGACAATCGGGGAATTGTGTGGGTGAAGAACGGTGCTGACAAGCGCAAAGTGTTCGACAATGCCGAGCTTGCCGAGATGATGACTGACTGTGGCAGCTTTTCGCCAGATGAAGCAGGAGTAAGAGATGCTACCATCAAAGATTTAGACGAGGGTACCATCAAAACCTTCCTTAGTAACAAGTTTGATAAGGTGTTAGCAAGAAAAGGCTTGGTGGGCGACGCATTTCGCGAAGCCTCTTTAGATACCGTCTGTTCTGCTATTGCCAGTGGGCACAATGGAGAGAAACTGTTACGTAACCTGCGTTTTATTCGTCCCGATGGTAAAATCACAGTGGCCGCGATGTTATTGTTTGGCAAGTACACCCAACGTTGGCTTCCAATGATGACTGCAAAATGTATTTGCTTTGTAGGCAACAATCTTGGCGGTACTCAATTTCGCGACAAGGTGAACGATGCCGATATTGAGGGTAATCTGCTTCATCAGTTTGAGACTATTATGGATTTCTTCACCCGGAACTTGCGTCATATACAGGTTGGGAATGAGTTTAACTCGCAAGGCGTGTTGGAGATTCCTTACACCAGCCTTGTTGAGTTCACCGTAAATGCTTTAGTGCATCGATCGCTGAATGCGACAGCCCCAATCCGCATATTCATTTTTGATGACAGGGTGGAGATACACAGCCCCGGAATTCTCCCTAATGGACTTACCGTAGATGATATTGTTATAGGCACATCCATGCCACGCAATATGTTCCTATTCACAAATGCCATCCACCTGCTTCCCTACACAGGAGCAGGTAGTGGTATGCTTCGTGCCTTGTCGGAGGACGTGAATGTCTCGTTCACCAATAATGACAGGACTAATGAGTTCGTGATTACTATAAATAGGCAGATAAGTAATCAACCCAATGCAGACTCTGACACCGACTTAGATACCGACTCTGACACTTTTAATGCGGACTCTGACACCAAACTTAGATACTCTGACACCGACTTAGATACCGACTCTGACACTTTCAATGCAGACTCTGACACTATACGTCCTAAAATAACAAATAAGCAGAGGGATATAGTAAACTTCTGCAGTGTGCCACGTAGCAGCAAAGAAATTCTTGAAAGGGTAGGTGTGACATACCATAGTAAGAATATTCAGACATACATCATGTCACTAATCGAGGCTGGCTATCTCGAAATGACCAATCCAGAGCATCCCAATGCCAGTAATCAAAAATATAGGAGAAGTAAAAAATGA
- a CDS encoding helix-turn-helix domain-containing protein, producing the protein MAFPVLVEEQKSSKWLAEQLGKDRATVSKWVTNTMQPDARNLLRIAEALNIDAGRLLNQKHLNNEGNRYYPTDKTWRGQ; encoded by the coding sequence GTGGCTTTTCCTGTACTTGTCGAAGAACAAAAAAGTAGTAAGTGGCTGGCAGAACAATTAGGAAAAGACAGGGCTACTGTCTCCAAATGGGTGACGAACACTATGCAGCCAGACGCAAGAAACCTCCTACGTATAGCAGAGGCTTTGAATATTGATGCAGGTAGACTGCTCAACCAAAAACATTTGAACAATGAAGGAAATAGATATTATCCAACAGATAAAACTTGGCGAGGTCAGTAA
- a CDS encoding helix-turn-helix domain-containing protein, producing the protein MKLNRIKAVLSEKGISQTWLAKRLDKSFSMVNAYACNRIQPNLDTLQLIAEILQVDLKYLITDKKDR; encoded by the coding sequence ATGAAGTTGAATAGAATTAAGGCTGTTTTATCCGAAAAAGGTATTTCTCAAACATGGCTGGCAAAGAGACTTGATAAAAGTTTTAGTATGGTCAATGCCTATGCTTGTAATCGGATTCAGCCTAATTTAGATACTTTGCAACTGATCGCTGAGATATTACAAGTAGACCTTAAGTATTTGATAACCGACAAAAAGGATAGGTGA
- a CDS encoding toll/interleukin-1 receptor domain-containing protein: MQSTVAFISHRSTHKDFVRKIVDTVKRDNCIVDEFDFYPATKTVNEIVRNLNFAPIFVLLISKDALESDWIKLEMSKARQLYDTGVIREFMPFIIEEGVKLEELPSWMTRDWSLNIKTITSPKIIGQFIIETQRKIRCVGNNAYGNWINTFIGRSNELDEFQRAMYDSVYMPHRSLIVSGKPGSGRTRFIQKCIQDSSGLSFIPEGFQIKLPQKTYLDNFILQLHEGLGFSKASYEDILKLDHEHQITKCVSYINQIINAHSFLLIEDEMSFVSYDGTISEWGKEIISHPAMIDSLKIFISSRVKPRYSELRAYPQIIHINLSGFTKDERKRLFVNCCRYYNVQLNDSDVDFFVDRLQSSPQQLEQAVREIKDKNVRFAKKDIKNLIAIGDEVFSRVISWFKGDETALTLAKVLAEVDMISFDLLEQLYEEDYPKIEQLVNNFESLSILDFYGPGGNNISLDGGVSDYIRRSKLDLDPIMKTRIEEIIFNKIDTAEDDLGELSIFLHDLRKQLLSGKGFAYVMPSIVISTVIDLYNQGSYDSVKDICLHALEHCSSYTEEPLQELYYRLCQVLARMKDRIFFTYIDKIKDKGSKDFLYGFYYRYKEDYSKAEEYLLKALDFNSNMQIARRELVNVYLNQEKYTKALPLAKENYNRKSTNSYHIEAYFRCLLNHYPWNTETEDTLNRLLKEMEENFSKRKDELLASMQLEYFIKSRNHTKEEIKEKIQETLIVYPNSPQVYRIKEEFERDKSRFCKSCNC, from the coding sequence ATGCAATCAACCGTAGCATTCATATCTCATAGAAGTACTCATAAGGATTTTGTTAGAAAAATAGTTGACACAGTAAAACGAGACAATTGCATTGTTGACGAGTTCGATTTTTATCCAGCGACAAAAACGGTAAATGAAATAGTTAGAAATCTAAACTTTGCGCCGATTTTTGTATTACTAATTTCTAAAGATGCCCTTGAGTCTGATTGGATTAAATTAGAAATGTCAAAAGCTCGACAACTTTATGACACAGGTGTTATTAGAGAGTTTATGCCTTTTATAATTGAAGAAGGAGTAAAGTTAGAAGAGTTACCTTCATGGATGACCCGTGACTGGAGTTTAAATATAAAAACAATAACATCCCCCAAAATTATAGGTCAGTTTATTATTGAAACACAACGAAAAATTCGTTGTGTCGGGAATAATGCATATGGCAATTGGATAAATACGTTTATTGGCCGTAGTAATGAATTAGATGAGTTTCAAAGAGCGATGTACGACAGTGTGTATATGCCTCATCGTTCTTTAATTGTCTCGGGAAAACCGGGAAGTGGGCGTACTAGATTTATCCAAAAATGTATTCAGGACAGTAGCGGACTATCATTTATCCCTGAAGGATTTCAGATAAAACTACCTCAAAAAACATATTTAGACAACTTTATACTTCAATTGCACGAAGGCTTGGGCTTTAGTAAAGCATCATATGAGGATATTCTTAAATTAGATCATGAACATCAAATTACTAAATGTGTATCTTATATTAATCAGATAATCAACGCTCATTCATTCTTACTAATTGAAGATGAGATGAGTTTTGTATCATATGACGGAACTATTTCTGAATGGGGTAAAGAAATTATATCCCATCCTGCCATGATAGACTCGTTAAAGATATTTATAAGTAGTAGGGTTAAGCCTAGATATTCTGAGTTGAGAGCATATCCCCAGATAATTCATATAAATCTTTCTGGGTTTACAAAAGATGAACGCAAACGTCTTTTTGTAAATTGCTGTCGTTATTATAATGTTCAACTAAATGATAGTGATGTCGATTTTTTTGTGGATCGTCTTCAGTCCTCTCCCCAACAACTAGAACAGGCAGTTCGAGAAATTAAAGATAAGAACGTAAGATTTGCTAAGAAAGACATTAAAAACCTGATTGCAATAGGAGATGAAGTCTTTTCCAGAGTTATTAGTTGGTTTAAAGGAGATGAGACTGCTCTTACTTTAGCAAAAGTGCTTGCTGAAGTTGATATGATCAGTTTCGATTTACTCGAACAATTATATGAGGAAGATTATCCTAAAATAGAACAGCTCGTAAATAATTTTGAATCTTTGTCTATTTTAGATTTTTACGGTCCTGGAGGCAATAATATTAGTTTGGACGGTGGCGTTTCAGATTATATACGTAGAAGTAAATTAGATTTAGATCCTATAATGAAAACCCGTATTGAAGAAATAATCTTCAATAAAATAGATACGGCAGAAGATGATCTAGGAGAATTATCAATATTTTTACATGACTTGCGGAAGCAGTTGCTGTCTGGCAAAGGTTTTGCGTATGTCATGCCGTCTATCGTTATAAGTACAGTCATTGATCTTTATAATCAGGGTAGCTATGATTCAGTAAAAGATATTTGTTTGCATGCTTTGGAACATTGTTCAAGTTATACAGAGGAACCTCTGCAAGAATTGTACTATAGGTTGTGCCAAGTTTTAGCTCGTATGAAAGATAGAATTTTCTTTACATACATTGACAAAATTAAAGATAAAGGTAGTAAAGATTTTCTGTATGGATTTTACTATCGCTATAAAGAGGACTATTCCAAGGCCGAGGAGTATCTCCTTAAGGCTTTAGATTTTAATTCTAATATGCAAATTGCAAGACGAGAGTTAGTGAATGTTTATCTGAATCAAGAAAAATATACTAAAGCCCTTCCTTTGGCAAAAGAGAATTATAATCGTAAATCGACCAATTCTTATCATATAGAAGCATATTTTCGTTGTTTATTAAATCATTATCCTTGGAATACAGAAACTGAAGATACACTTAATCGCCTCCTTAAGGAGATGGAAGAGAATTTTAGTAAACGTAAGGATGAACTTTTAGCATCAATGCAATTAGAATACTTTATTAAATCTAGAAACCACACTAAGGAAGAAATAAAAGAAAAGATACAAGAAACGTTAATTGTTTATCCTAACTCGCCCCAAGTTTATAGAATTAAAGAAGAATTCGAAAGAGACAAAAGTAGATTTTGTAAAAGTTGTAATTGCTAA
- a CDS encoding phage integrase SAM-like domain-containing protein, with amino-acid sequence MLTIKAEVQQDKQRSDKTYNVKVRFTMNRKVRRLSTNLFITPKELTKDFKFKEGTPIKKEIDNLVVYYKERCSKFQIDQNNYTLEDILERLSHEHEKEQVIDFIRFSREWIASTTIKGAPNYTTAINALVRFVGKEELDINLITLDFLEQFKAFLIGERDARTKQLIQQGKRVTSNRTLSLYLVSIKKLFNEAKRKFNKKDKNLILIPNSPFEDFKIPKQEATRKRAIPADIIKKVWKLPYKDMKKGYKSTCRYNLAKDCFILSFCLMGINSADLYNATEMKGNTIVYNRTKTKARRLDSAKMIVDIPKIVQPLIDKYKDSTGKRLFNFYQYYVDEKGFNKAINYGLKEIGALLEIEDLEYYAARHSWATIALNKVGIDKYTVHAALNHVDEAMKVTDIYIERDFVNENRANAKVVKYVLG; translated from the coding sequence ATGCTAACAATTAAAGCAGAAGTCCAACAGGACAAACAAAGGAGTGATAAGACATACAATGTCAAGGTAAGGTTTACAATGAATAGAAAGGTAAGAAGGCTATCCACAAATCTATTCATAACACCTAAGGAACTTACTAAAGATTTCAAATTCAAGGAAGGTACTCCTATTAAGAAGGAGATTGATAATCTGGTAGTATATTATAAAGAACGGTGCAGCAAATTTCAAATAGACCAAAACAATTACACATTAGAGGATATATTGGAGCGCCTAAGCCATGAACATGAGAAGGAGCAAGTAATAGACTTTATTAGATTCAGCCGTGAATGGATAGCCTCAACTACAATCAAAGGTGCACCCAATTACACGACTGCCATTAATGCCTTGGTACGGTTTGTTGGTAAAGAGGAACTGGATATAAACCTTATCACATTAGATTTCTTGGAGCAGTTCAAAGCATTCTTAATTGGAGAACGTGATGCACGTACCAAGCAACTGATACAACAGGGTAAGCGTGTTACCTCTAATCGTACCCTCTCCCTCTACTTGGTAAGCATTAAGAAGCTGTTCAATGAAGCTAAACGCAAGTTCAATAAGAAGGACAAGAACCTTATTCTCATTCCTAACTCACCCTTTGAGGACTTCAAGATACCTAAACAGGAAGCTACCCGTAAGAGAGCCATTCCAGCAGACATTATTAAAAAGGTGTGGAAGTTACCTTACAAAGACATGAAGAAAGGATATAAATCCACCTGCCGTTATAACTTGGCTAAGGATTGCTTCATTCTCTCATTCTGCCTCATGGGAATTAATTCAGCAGACCTTTACAATGCTACTGAAATGAAGGGGAATACTATTGTCTATAACAGAACTAAAACCAAAGCTCGCAGATTGGACAGTGCAAAGATGATAGTAGACATTCCCAAGATAGTGCAACCTCTTATTGACAAGTACAAGGACAGCACAGGCAAACGCCTGTTTAACTTCTATCAATATTATGTTGACGAGAAAGGTTTTAATAAAGCTATAAATTATGGTCTGAAAGAGATTGGAGCATTATTGGAGATTGAAGACTTAGAGTATTATGCAGCCCGTCACTCATGGGCTACCATAGCACTCAACAAAGTAGGGATTGACAAATATACAGTCCATGCAGCGTTAAACCATGTTGATGAAGCAATGAAGGTAACGGACATTTACATTGAGCGGGACTTTGTCAATGAGAACAGGGCTAATGCGAAGGTCGTGAAGTACGTACTTGGCTAG
- a CDS encoding DEAD/DEAH box helicase family protein: protein METTYIEIDSPDKHLSDVLEEIPSNVILYKTLTGIGATYSEIKAKRHSIVIEPNVPVITGKCNSAKHKDDNLLGVYEGVTTDRIIKYLRASRGKYYKILTTPESFPKVKNAFLTFSGKIYNTCFLLIDEAHKTIKDVDYRTDIVLPMNDFFKFKDKALVSATPLKFSDPRFEENHFSIIKIEPTYDYAKEIDVKPATNVLREVWEELDWMPFITGQGKDNPYFIFVNSIDIIYSIMSRLKLLDKSSVFCAPKSIDKLKQNKFTRCYENWEVDNMRLYNFFTSRFFNAVDIELDFKPYVILVTDVFFADQTMFDPYSDVVQIIGRFRNGIAAVTHITNTNYDLPQRSEEVLNEFVRTSEEVYKVLKTFYDAAPSKGAREAYRAAMDSLPFNQMLDIDKNKNWFAIDNYINDALVTGYYHDRKSLQQAYEQHSDVLTTYVFVTADNSFLTDEDFRFKRELKMLNTKDRRKQIVRLLAFLGSNDLTEQEREYKADLRRTDPFIVEAYELVGKEVIEEVDYSYAEIKKRMIVAQFLTDAKGTETIQLIKASFKVGMKYRLTYIKEELTRIFQLLRVTPPNKITAQSINLYFDTQDAWIRKDKALLLISEKV from the coding sequence ATGGAGACCACATATATTGAGATTGATTCACCGGATAAACATCTGTCAGATGTACTGGAAGAGATTCCTTCCAATGTCATTCTTTATAAGACTCTGACAGGTATTGGTGCGACTTATAGCGAGATTAAGGCTAAGAGACATTCCATTGTTATAGAACCGAATGTTCCTGTAATCACAGGTAAGTGCAATTCTGCCAAACACAAGGATGATAACCTGTTAGGTGTCTATGAAGGTGTCACGACAGACAGGATTATCAAATACCTAAGGGCAAGCAGAGGTAAGTATTATAAGATACTCACTACCCCCGAAAGCTTCCCGAAGGTTAAGAATGCGTTTCTGACATTTAGCGGTAAGATATATAATACCTGCTTCCTGCTTATTGATGAAGCTCACAAGACTATAAAGGATGTGGACTATAGAACTGATATTGTCCTGCCTATGAATGACTTCTTCAAATTTAAGGACAAGGCACTGGTATCTGCAACTCCGCTTAAATTCAGTGACCCACGATTTGAAGAGAACCATTTCAGTATCATTAAGATAGAACCTACATACGATTACGCTAAAGAGATTGATGTTAAGCCTGCAACCAACGTATTAAGGGAAGTTTGGGAGGAATTGGATTGGATGCCATTTATTACAGGACAAGGTAAGGACAACCCTTACTTCATATTCGTAAACTCTATAGACATCATCTACTCTATAATGTCCCGATTAAAGCTGTTAGACAAGTCTTCCGTGTTCTGTGCCCCCAAGAGTATCGACAAACTAAAACAGAACAAGTTTACAAGATGTTATGAGAATTGGGAAGTAGACAACATGAGACTGTATAACTTCTTCACAAGTCGCTTCTTTAATGCGGTGGACATCGAACTGGACTTCAAACCTTATGTCATATTGGTTACAGATGTGTTCTTTGCAGACCAAACCATGTTTGACCCATACTCTGATGTAGTCCAAATTATAGGCAGGTTCAGGAATGGAATAGCGGCTGTCACACATATTACCAATACCAACTATGACCTGCCACAGAGGAGTGAAGAGGTACTGAATGAATTTGTCCGAACAAGCGAGGAAGTATATAAAGTGCTCAAGACCTTCTACGATGCAGCACCCAGTAAGGGAGCGAGGGAAGCATATAGGGCTGCAATGGACAGTCTGCCATTCAATCAGATGTTGGACATAGACAAGAACAAGAATTGGTTTGCTATTGACAACTATATAAATGATGCACTGGTAACAGGGTATTACCATGATAGGAAGTCACTTCAACAGGCTTATGAGCAACATAGCGATGTGCTAACAACTTATGTATTTGTAACGGCTGACAATTCTTTCCTTACAGATGAAGACTTCCGGTTCAAACGTGAATTGAAGATGTTAAACACAAAGGATAGGCGGAAGCAGATTGTTAGATTACTGGCATTTCTAGGCAGTAATGACCTGACAGAACAGGAACGGGAATATAAAGCTGACTTGCGAAGAACCGACCCGTTCATTGTTGAAGCATACGAACTGGTAGGCAAGGAAGTGATTGAGGAAGTGGATTACTCCTATGCTGAAATCAAGAAGCGGATGATAGTTGCCCAGTTCCTTACAGATGCTAAAGGGACGGAGACTATTCAGTTAATAAAGGCTTCATTCAAGGTGGGAATGAAATACAGGCTCACGTATATTAAAGAGGAACTGACCCGCATATTCCAGTTGTTAAGAGTTACTCCACCCAATAAGATTACAGCCCAAAGTATTAATCTATACTTCGATACTCAAGATGCATGGATTAGGAAGGACAAAGCCCTGTTGCTTATAAGTGAGAAGGTATAA